A window from Gallus gallus isolate bGalGal1 chromosome 5, bGalGal1.mat.broiler.GRCg7b, whole genome shotgun sequence encodes these proteins:
- the RPLP2 gene encoding 60S acidic ribosomal protein P2, translating into MRYVAAYLLAVLGGNESPTSKDLKKILDSVGIETDDERLNKVISELNGKNIEDVIAQGNGKLASMPAGGAVAVSTGGVSAAPAAGAAPAAAEEKKEEKKEESEESDDDMGFGLFD; encoded by the exons atGCGTTACGTTGCAGCATACCTTCTCGCAGTCCTTGGTGGCAATGAGTCCCCCACGTCAAAGGACTTGAAAAAGATCCTTGACAGCGTTGGCATCGAGACAGACGATGAACGCCTGAACAAG GTTATTAGTGAGCTGAATGGAAAAAACATCGAAGACGTCATTGCTCAGG GTAATGGAAAGCTTGCCAGCATGCCAGCTGGGGGAGCTGTGGCAGTCTCTACTGGAGgggtctctgctgctcctgctgcaggtgctgctcctgctgccg ctgaggagaagaaagaagagaagaaggaagaatcTGAAGAATCTGATGATGACATGGGATTTGGCCTATTTGATTAA
- the LRRC27 gene encoding p53-induced death domain-containing protein 1: MQKMAELLKLGDEHGEGDPGAPSLSGSCLADNRLTLDVYPDGCRRLLRLFEGQQAEVVQVELLRLSSNDRLLDATLSILPHLKRLKSLVLRGGHVRDEFGSCQHGSLTSLPPDVGTLRCLTHLDLSFNSLSTLPSCIPSLTSLRMLLVSHNNLVALPENFGSLSKLTFFSAMKNQLKDLPQSIGELAALEDLDLSENVLELLPEEIGNLHSCTELDLSGNRLSSIPDSLANLKSLWRLHLHSNLLVTVPASLASLPNLCRLDLQNNCLRAVPPEIQTAPFVHLRGNPLGEAEPSLQADESSATELRRLFLASEEDSFTVTSEGCEVVLACGIRFYFPPEAASDPLQIYFRTLAPDPQWVKLRHHDVLLSKVLELQPHGVKFQQEVEIWMPYASPETLHQREVVVRTFSGQSWSDLRTQVEKKRKSKKHVAHCSVLHFSWFLVVSRLVQNECKVPTEGTLLFSSVDPNIKVTFPPGVTEETRNVKLQVLPVSAEEIAELTADAGCKASPLLCLSQDSLVDFLRPVRIQLPLPFGVTGLNLDRSRLHLLCGDVEGQTWDDITSQVVLEFTHLYAVFEVTHFSWYWLWYTTKTYIGGIAKKVYERLRMYQVNFIALQRRKDPEQVLLQCLPKHKVDTVLKKLQDRYRGPEPSDMVEMFEGEQFFAAFERGISIDMDRPDCVDGRLSFIFYSHLKNMKEIYVTSPVDRKGQAVKGQVSFYRGAVPESIPEDASRRRRGPDPLWLATLPIKLPRLKPRWGETSSSLNGFSFPPLNLGNAETGYLTQANLLSIARRVGADWQTIGLNLGLTYRQIERIGYNNREDLDKQILDMLFSWAQQNSGDPDCVSKLITAMKESGRQDIADEVEAIIELGRRKYRESIRRVGLEQESSTEDSAIAMT, encoded by the exons ATGCAGAagatggcagagctgctgaaacTCGGGGACGAGCATGGGGAGGGGGATCCGGGGGCTCCTTCACTCAGCGGCTCCTGCCTGGCAGACAACAGGCTCACTCTGGATGTTTATCCCGATGGTTGCCGTCGGCTGCTCCGGCTGTTCGaggggcagcaggcagaggtggTGCAGGTGGAGCTCCTCCGGCTCAGCAGTAACGATCGCTTGCTTGACGCCACACTGAGCATCCTTCCGCATCTGAAGCGCCTCAAGTCCCTGGTGCTCAGAG GTGGCCATGTCAGAGATGAATTTGGTTCGTGTCAGCACGGCTCCCTGACAAGCTTGCCACCAGATGTTGGGACCCTGAGGTGTCTCACTCACTTGGATCTCAGCTTCAATAGCCTCTCCACCTTGCCCAGCTGCATCCCGTCCCTCACCAGCCTCCGCATGCTCTTGGTGAGCCACAACAACTTGGTGGCACTTCCTGAGAACTTCGGCTCGCTGAGCAAGCTGACCTTCTTCTCCGCTATGAAAAATCAGCTGAAGGACTTACCTCAGAGCATtggggagctggcagcactggAGGACCTGGATCTCTCAGAAAATGTGTTGGAACTTCTCCCCGAAGAGATTGGAAatctgcacagctgcacagaactGGATCTCTCTGGGAATCGGCTATCAAGCATCCCAGATTCTTTAG CCAATTTGAAGTCTCTGTGGCGGCTGCATCTTCACAGCAATCTTCTGGTGACAGTCCCTGCATCGCTCGCCAGCCTGCCCAACTTGTGCAGGCTTGATCTGCAGAACAACTGCCTCCGTGCTGTCCCCCCTGAGATCCAGACTGCACCGTTCGTGCACCTCCGAGGCAACCCCTTAGGAGAAGCTgagccatccctgcaggctg ATGAATCCAGTGCCACAGAGCTACGAAGACTGTTCCTTGCATCAGAAGAGGATAG TTTCACAGTGACCTCCGAAGGTTGTGAGGTGGTCCTGGCCTGTGGCATCCGTTTCTACTTTCCACCGGAGGCTGCCTCTGACCCTCTGCAGATCTACTTCCGAACCCTGGCACCAGACCCTCAGTGGGTGAAGCTGAGACACCATGATGTCCTGCTGAGCAAagtcctggagctgcagcctcatGGGGTCAAATTCCAGCAG GAGGTAGAGATCTGGATGCCATATGCCTCCCCAGAAACTCTTCACCAGCGTGAGGTGGTTGTTCGGACCTTTAGTGGGCAGAGCTGGAGTGACCTGAGGACACAAgtggagaagaagagaaagtcAAAG AAGCACGTGGCTCACTGTAGTGTCCTTCACTTCTCCTGGTTCCTGGTTGTGTCCCGACTCGtgcaaaatgaatgcaaagtGCCAACAGAGGGGACATTGCTCTTTTCCAGTGTGGATCCAAACATCAAAGTGACCTTCCCTCCTGGAGTCACTGAAGAGACTCGCAATGTCAAACTGCAG GTTCTGCCGGTCTCTGCAGAAGAGATAGCGGAACTCACAGCGGATGCAGGATGCAAAGCCagtcctctgctctgcctctccCAGGATTCCCTGGTAGATTTCCTCAGGCCTGTGAGAATTCAGCTCCCGCTCCCATTTGGGGTCACAG GGTTAAACTTGGATCGATCGAGGCTGCATCTTCTCTGTGGGGATGTGGAGGGCCAAACTTGGGATGACATCACCAGTCAAGTGGTGCTGGAATTCACTCATCTTTATGCAGTATTTGAAGTCACCCACTTCTCCTG GTACTGGCTGTGGTACACCACCAAGACCTACATTGGAGGCATTGCCAAGAAAGTTTATGAGCGGTTACGTATGTACCAGGTGAACTTCattgctctgcagaggaggaaggacCCCGAGCAAGTCCTGCTACAGTGTCTCCCCAAGCACAAG GTTGACACAGTGCTGAAGAAGCTGCAGGACCGCTACCGAGGACCTGAGCCATCTGACATGGTGGAAATGTTTGAAGGAGAGCAGTTCTTCGCAGCTTTTGAGAGAGGCATCAGCATCGATATGG ATCGCCCTGACTGCGTGGATGGACgtctctcatttattttttactccCACTTGAAGAACATGAAGGAAATCTACGTGACTTCCCCTGTAGACAGGAAAGGCCAAGCTGTAAAAGGCCAG GTCTCTTTCTACCGAGGGGCAGTTCCCGAGAGCATCCCTGAAGAtgccagcaggaggaggagaggacCAGACCCCCTCTGGCTCGCTACTCTGCCAATTAAACTGCCT AGATTGAAACCCCGTTGGGGCGAGACCTCCAGCTCATTGAATggcttctccttccctcccttgaACCTGGGCAATGCTGAGACTGGCTACCTGACACAGGCAAACCTGCTGAGCATCGCCAGGCGTGTGGGAGCCGACTGGCAGACCATTGGCCTGAACCTGGGCTTGACCTATCGACAGATCGAGCGCATAGGATACAATAACAG agagGACCTTGATAAGCAAATCCTGGACATGCTTTTCTCATGGGCCCAGCAGAACTCAGGGGATCCTGACTGTGTGAGCAAGCTGATCACAGCCATGAAAGAGAGTGGCCGCCAGGACATTGCTGATGAGGTCGAAGCCATCATTGAGCTGGGACGGAGGAAATACAGGGAGTCCATCCGCCGTGTGGGCttggagcaggagagcagcactgaagacTCTGCGATAGCCATGACATAG